One Thermorudis peleae genomic window, TGCCATGCGCGATGCTGGCGTGATCGCCGTATTGCTCCCCGGCGCAGCCTTTTTCTTACGAGAACAGCGGCACGCGCCAGCTCGGCGCATGGTCGAACTCGGTGTGCCTGTCGCGCTCGGGACCGATTTCAATCCAGGCTCGAGCCCAATCTGGTCAATGTCCCTGGCGATTGGCCTCGCCTGTCTCGAGCAAGGACTTACGCCAGCAGAAGCGATTGTGGCTGCCACCATCAACGCTGCCTACGCGATCGGTCTTGGGGAATCTCACGGCAGCCTTGAGCCGGGCAAATATGGCAATCTCGTCATCCTCGACGCGCCAAGCTACCGCTACCTTCCCTATTACTTTGGCGCGCCACTCGTCGACACCGTTGTTCTCAACGGGCAGGTTGTGGTACAGGAAGGACGGCTTTGCCGATGACGTGGATTCTTGCCCCTGAACTGCTGCTCGATGGCCTCGAGGCACGAGCAGGCTGGGGCATCGCGATTGATCACGGGACGATTGTCGCGCTTGGCCCGGTAGCAGCACTCCAGGCAGCACATCCTGGCGCAACGACGACGGCAGCCCCTGGCATGCTTGCAGTGCCAGGGACGATCAATGCGCACAGCCACTCCTTTCAGTCGCTCTTACGTGGCTTAGGAGACGATCAGCCATTCAACGCGTGGCGCCACGTTCTGTATCACTTTATGCCGCGTCTTGATGAAGAGGGCGTCTACACCGCCGCGCTCTTTGCCTTCGCGGAGATGCTGCGGGGCGGCATCACGACGGTCTGTGATTTCTTCTACCTGCACCACGGCGGCAACGCCCACGATCTTGCCGTCGCCCAAGCTGCGCGCGACCTCGGTATTCGTCTTGTGCTCGGGCGCACGATGATGGACTGGCACGTCGCGCCGGCAGCGTTCCGCGAGACGGTCGAGCAAGCCGTGACGAACGGTCGCGCGTTAGCGGCTGCCCTGCAAGGCGATCCGCTCGTTACGGTCATTCCCGCGCCGCACAGTCCACATGGCGCGTCCGGTGAGATGATTCAAGCTGGGGCGCGGCTCGCGGCTGAATGGCAAACGCCCTGGCACATCCATGTCGCCGAAGCGCCGTACGAAGGAGCGGAGACACGCCGCCGCTATGGCTGTGGCCCGCTGGCCTGGAT contains:
- a CDS encoding amidohydrolase family protein, translated to MTWILAPELLLDGLEARAGWGIAIDHGTIVALGPVAALQAAHPGATTTAAPGMLAVPGTINAHSHSFQSLLRGLGDDQPFNAWRHVLYHFMPRLDEEGVYTAALFAFAEMLRGGITTVCDFFYLHHGGNAHDLAVAQAARDLGIRLVLGRTMMDWHVAPAAFRETVEQAVTNGRALAAALQGDPLVTVIPAPHSPHGASGEMIQAGARLAAEWQTPWHIHVAEAPYEGAETRRRYGCGPLAWIAQLGALDERIRIVHGVWLEDEEIAALGRAGGGLIHCPGSNLFLGDGIAPVPKYLQAGVTVTLGCDSGSANNRLCLFDEMRLAATLQKGLAGNGAALTATDVFMMGTANGEHVTGLPVGKLAPGYRADIVLLRLRDLSLQPPHDLVRNLVYALNHRAIASVYVNGELVVRDGLLVRVPEEQIVARVRALTEAWAHEAAQILS